From Demequina capsici, one genomic window encodes:
- a CDS encoding 3-oxoacyl-ACP reductase, protein MSALEKAFHSPVGRKVAAKAGLAEPARLRRGRAYPAGAIVLATIGASTLGSDTLARIGRPFDAPVVDSGEDPAPGYGNPIGALVIDATAVNRIAQLEQLRAVLRPGMRALEASGRVILLAREGAGDWEQQAVARALDGIDRTVAKELRKGATSNLVRMALDAGAADVASTMEFLLQGRSAFVDGQAWSVKASPDAPELTSRPLHGRVVVVTGAARGIGAAIARTLARDGARVVAVDVPAAGEQLAAVANEVAGTALQLDITARDAGARIAEHVAARGDRIHGVVHNAGITRDKMLANTDADRWASVLEVNLAAQMRMNEVLLDPAVPGSVADGGRVVGIASTSGLAGNKGQTNYAASKAGVAGLIIAMAPDLASRRITVNAVAPGFIETDMTARIPFVQREVFRRSNSLSQGGSPVDVAETICYLLDPASQGITGQVIRVCGQNLVGA, encoded by the coding sequence ATGTCAGCGCTCGAAAAGGCATTCCACTCCCCTGTCGGGCGCAAGGTGGCGGCGAAGGCCGGTCTCGCCGAGCCTGCACGACTTCGCCGAGGACGTGCCTACCCCGCCGGCGCGATCGTGCTCGCCACCATCGGGGCGTCCACGCTCGGCTCCGACACGCTCGCACGGATCGGCCGGCCGTTCGACGCGCCGGTCGTCGACTCGGGCGAGGATCCCGCGCCCGGCTACGGGAACCCGATCGGCGCGCTCGTCATCGACGCGACAGCGGTCAACCGCATCGCACAGCTCGAGCAGCTGCGCGCAGTCCTACGCCCTGGCATGCGCGCGCTTGAAGCATCGGGGCGCGTGATCCTGCTGGCGAGGGAGGGGGCCGGCGACTGGGAGCAGCAGGCCGTCGCACGGGCACTGGATGGAATCGACAGGACTGTCGCGAAGGAGCTGCGCAAGGGCGCGACATCCAACCTTGTGCGGATGGCCCTCGACGCCGGCGCGGCGGACGTCGCCTCCACGATGGAGTTCCTGCTGCAGGGTCGGTCAGCCTTCGTCGACGGACAGGCGTGGAGCGTGAAGGCCTCGCCCGACGCGCCCGAGCTCACGTCACGCCCCCTCCACGGCCGCGTCGTGGTCGTGACCGGCGCCGCTCGCGGCATCGGCGCTGCGATCGCCCGCACCCTGGCGAGGGACGGCGCACGCGTCGTCGCCGTCGACGTCCCTGCCGCAGGCGAGCAGCTGGCGGCCGTCGCCAACGAGGTGGCGGGCACCGCACTGCAGCTCGACATCACCGCCCGCGACGCAGGTGCCCGCATCGCCGAGCATGTGGCGGCACGGGGCGACCGGATCCACGGCGTCGTCCACAACGCAGGCATCACCAGGGACAAGATGCTCGCCAACACCGACGCAGACCGCTGGGCAAGCGTGCTGGAGGTGAACCTGGCCGCCCAGATGCGCATGAACGAGGTCCTCCTCGATCCCGCCGTTCCCGGATCCGTCGCAGACGGCGGCCGCGTGGTCGGGATCGCGTCCACCTCGGGACTCGCCGGGAACAAGGGTCAGACGAACTATGCGGCATCGAAGGCCGGAGTGGCCGGGCTCATCATCGCGATGGCGCCGGACCTCGCCTCGCGTCGGATCACCGTGAACGCCGTGGCACCGGGGTTCATCGAGACCGACATGACCGCGCGCATCCCGTTCGTGCAGCGCGAGGTCTTCCGCCGCAGCAACAGCCTGAGCCAGGGCGGCAGTCCGGTCGACGTCGCCGAGACCATCTGCTACCTGCTCGATCCGGCCTCGCAGGGCATCACGGGCCAGGTGATCAGGGTGTGCGGCCAGAACCTTGTGGGTGCGTGA
- a CDS encoding MaoC/PaaZ C-terminal domain-containing protein, producing MTAAVHTLEAPPAMGPAFLRALIPSRSHEARLPQHTDVVSEWRPELAALAAYTRVCGFTLRSTVPATWLHVLTFPLHVDLLGSGDSSVRLVGAVHVSNEMTLHRPVRSTERLTLSVRAESLRAHSKGALVDLVAQVRANDEVVWDGTSTYLARGVVAAGPAVEVPRLAFEPHDPLARWRLGADLGRRYRAVSHDPNPIHTSRVMARAFGFPRPVIHGMWTHARALAALEARLPDAYTVRVAFTRPLTLPGTAGFWSHETHEGFRAAVTTSDGTRPYMLMEIDR from the coding sequence ATGACCGCTGCCGTGCACACATTGGAGGCGCCGCCCGCCATGGGCCCGGCGTTCCTGCGGGCGTTGATCCCCAGCAGGAGTCATGAGGCGCGACTGCCGCAGCACACGGACGTGGTCTCCGAGTGGCGGCCCGAGCTCGCCGCGCTCGCTGCGTACACGCGCGTATGCGGCTTCACGCTGCGCAGCACCGTGCCCGCCACGTGGCTGCACGTGCTGACCTTCCCGCTGCATGTGGACCTGCTCGGTTCCGGGGACAGCTCGGTCCGCCTGGTTGGCGCGGTGCACGTGAGCAACGAGATGACGCTGCATCGTCCGGTGCGCAGCACGGAGCGGCTCACGCTGTCCGTCAGGGCCGAGTCGCTGCGCGCCCATTCCAAGGGCGCGTTGGTCGACCTCGTCGCCCAGGTCCGCGCGAACGACGAGGTGGTGTGGGACGGCACGAGCACCTACCTCGCGCGGGGAGTGGTGGCCGCAGGCCCCGCCGTCGAGGTCCCCCGTCTGGCGTTCGAGCCTCACGATCCTCTGGCTCGCTGGCGACTCGGCGCCGACCTGGGACGGAGGTACCGGGCCGTGTCGCATGACCCCAATCCGATCCACACGAGCCGCGTGATGGCGCGTGCCTTCGGATTCCCCCGGCCCGTCATCCACGGCATGTGGACCCACGCCCGCGCGCTGGCGGCCTTGGAGGCGCGGCTGCCCGACGCGTACACGGTGCGTGTCGCCTTCACTCGGCCGCTGACGCTCCCCGGCACGGCAGGATTCTGGTCGCACGAGACCCACGAGGGATTCCGCGCCGCGGTCACGACGAGCGACGGCACCCGTCCGTACATGCTCATGGAGATCGACCGCTGA